Genomic segment of Salvia hispanica cultivar TCC Black 2014 chromosome 2, UniMelb_Shisp_WGS_1.0, whole genome shotgun sequence:
cataattcaatttaatgctgccaactttattttgattcCTTGTGAATATATCAGCACATGATTTTCCAATAATTTTGTAACTTGCAGATTAATCAAGAATGTATTCCACCCTCCGTCTTATAAGAATATGTACTCTCTCCTTTTCTATTCGTCTCAcaatatgcattttctaattttaaaaagtcttTTTTCTAATGAGATAAAACCCATTTTCCGCTATCAATATTTgaattacttttcttttctatctctatcttactttaccaattatgcattaaaacacGTGCTTAATctagagtgcatattcttgtggaccggaggaagtaataataTATGCAGCTTGACAATTGGagtaaattagtactactacaattcACACTACGATTGCCTTCATCATTCATACACAGTTCTGGTTCTTGAGTAAAACCCAAAGCGCCTTAAATAAAAACAGTAACCAAGaagaacaaaagaagaatCATTAATTCAGAAACAAAGACAGGCAATTTACCGAGAAACCAGATTATCTTGCAGAACAAGCACTGTTCTTACCCTGACTCTTACATCTACACACAAAATGCTACTCAAACTTTAGTTAGGTCCAAAACGCCATTGAGTAAATTGACAAATACATGCGTCCACATATTAAAAGAGCATCATGATCATGATAGTTCACATGGACAACCCCCCTTCATGGAGGTCAGAAAAGCACAAACTCAAAACAAGTTATTGGGAAGACTAATCATTTAGCATTCCATAAGAAATGGGGGCCAACTTGCCACCCCTTTAGTTGGACCACACATGAACAAGACCATGCCTATTTCCAGTGTATATTTCGTTGCGGTCCTCATCATAGAAGAGGGCAGTGATATCTTCCAAGGCCTCAGCAACGGTGCTGATTCTAGAAGCTTGGATGCGCTTCCTTGAGTTGCACTTCTTCCCCCCACAACCTGCACTGCAGTTGCATTCGTTCATCGGAAGACTGTTGcttgcttttatttttgcCAAGCACTTACCAGTTAAGATATTGCTGATGTTGATAGAACCCGCTGCATCAACAAGAAATACATGAGGAACAAGACAAACATTAGGCCCATTAATAGAGATTGTCATGTTAACATAGTTCCTATTGTATTCCACAGAGGTTAAACGAAAATGTAGTGCCTAgtgtaaaagaaaaattcatATAAAGAACCCAATCTTTAcaagtaaaagtgaaaggttaaaattttgacatggACAAAAGTGCACAGATGAacattaatactaatattaatacaaataaaagtgAAGGGTCTCAATGGACCCACCACCTGCTTTAAAAGTATAGAAacaacatactccctccgtctcatagaaataggccatatttcttttttcgtccgtcccataatatccatatatagtaacctttgttcttcttctcttttactttatcatttatggtccCACCACCCACTTGTactttcaactactttttctcctcctctcttattttaccaattatacattaaaacccgtgccaacCCTAAAGGGCCTGTTTCtacgggacggagggagtatctgtTTTCCCTAATGAAATATACACCATGTAATAGATATAGAGAACTTAAGGAATGACTATGTGCTTCCGGAACATACCTATGCCATCAGACAATGGTTCATCAGAATCTGCTTTGCAATACGAAATGATGAGATCCTGATCACTTGTGATATATATGTTGTTAGTGTTGCAATCAGGATGCCATAAAAGGTGATCCTCAAATGAGGTCACAAGTTCCCCTCTGAAGTTCCAGACAGCAACTGTTCGGTTTCTGAAAGTCAGGAATAATTGGTTCTCATACAGAAATATGAATGCAGAAGGGGTCATGAACTCGGTCCGGCTAACTTCTGTTATCTCAACATTGCGAACCTAAATAGACAGGACGTCAGATTTCGGAAGGACAAGAACATCACAATTGCAATATATAGAAACTTACATCAACAATCTGGAGATTCTCATTCTCTTGCTTGACTAGAAGCTTCTCATTGAACTGCTCGATGAAATCAACCTTCTTGTTTCTATGAAGAAGATGGTTAAACGATTTCAAAACAGTCCCATCTTCAATTGAGAGAATCTTCAAGGGGACGGCGCCTTGGGTTTTTGTGAATATCAAAAGCATGATTCCTGGACTATTGTACAAAACAtatgcaaaaaatattaaacaaaatgcCAGCAGAACACAATCAGAGGGAGGGAAACAAATTTACAACCTCCAATTATCATTGCAAGTAATTCAGCTAATAGTCGATTACTCAAGCATGCATAAAATCATAATAGCACAACTGGCATACCCAAACCACAGTTTTCAATATAATCCCAAAGGTAAAACTATAGTTTCAAGATTAAAAGAAGCATCCCCCCTGTAACATTACCTGATCTTGATCTCCTGAACATTTTTATCTGAAATCGAGTACAACATCGTGTAGTTTTTCAAGTCAAAAACCTTGTATATGCTGAAAGAAGACAGTTGTAGATATCAGAAAAATATACGTGTCAAATATAATAGATGATCCACTTATCAGCTAAGATTACCTGTCTTGTGCAGAGTAGGTAAGAACCTTTCCATTCACATCATCAAACTCGACAAAACCAGGCCACTTCAATGACTCGGACTCAAAAAGAGGGAAACCAGCATCAGGTTTGCCCCTTCGTATGTATCTAAAAGATGGGCCACAGATGTAATGAGgagtaataaaacaaaatgagaACAAAAAGAAACAGCAAGCAAATGGTAAGATGAAATTACTCTATCCGTGTTGTTCTGCATTTTAAGGAACTAAAATTATCCGAAGCATAGACAGAAACAGTAATTAGTGaatcattatttttgttgtagaATAAGCTCCGAATGACTTCATCAGGACAAACATTCAAGAAGCATATCCTCTCGTTAGTCTCTGCATCAAATAGGTGACATATATAAGCCCTTTAAATAGCCAAGAGAAAATGCACAAGGAGCTTAAATTTCAGTAGTTTTGTACCTCGACTAAATGCTGCACACACACCAGATTGGGCAAGTGCAAAGACAATATCACGGGCAGCAACTATCTCAATAATTTTTGACCTCTTCTTAAGAAACGGTAATGACAAAGAACAATATCCCTTGGGATCATGAGTATCATACTCCTCCTGAACCAAAAGATCAAGGTCGGTATTAGTCCATCATGCACATAGGCAACATTATATCCATTCTCCTCATGACAGTTGAATACAATATAAACAGCCAAAAATAATGAGTTCTAGAGAAAAAGACTTCTTTCAAATGAGTTGATGCTTATAATGTGATCAGTTTGACATAAATGTTATAACACCTCCATCagattttaggaattaaaatttagctGATAATGAACAGAAAAAATGACAAGAACTTGCTCATCCTCTACACCAAAACTAGAGAATTTTCATGAGC
This window contains:
- the LOC125206013 gene encoding uncharacterized protein LOC125206013 isoform X2, which gives rise to MDGRRITASPRPCCGRRVVAKKRPRGGLDGFVNSVKKLQRREISSKRDRAFSMSDAQERFRNISLQEEYDTHDPKGYCSLSLPFLKKRSKIIEIVAARDIVFALAQSGVCAAFSRETNERICFLNVCPDEVIRSLFYNKNNDSLITVSVYASDNFSSLKCRTTRIEYIRRGKPDAGFPLFESESLKWPGFVEFDDVNGKVLTYSAQDSIYKVFDLKNYTMLYSISDKNVQEIKISPGIMLLIFTKTQGAVPLKILSIEDGTVLKSFNHLLHRNKKVDFIEQFNEKLLVKQENENLQIVDVRNVEITEVSRTEFMTPSAFIFLYENQLFLTFRNRTVAVWNFRGELVTSFEDHLLWHPDCNTNNIYITSDQDLIISYCKADSDEPLSDGIAGSINISNILTVQVVGGRSATQGSASKLLESAPLLRPWKISLPSSMMRTATKYTLEIGMVLFMCGPTKGVASWPPFLMEC
- the LOC125206013 gene encoding uncharacterized protein LOC125206013 isoform X3, producing the protein MDGRRITASPRPCCGRRVVAKKRPRGGLDGFVNSVKKLQRREISSKRDRAFSMSDAQERFRNISLQEEYDTHDPKGYCSLSLPFLKKRSKIIEIVAARDIVFALAQSGVCAAFSRETNERICFLNVCPDEVIRSLFYNKNNDSLITVSVYASDNFSSLKCRTTRIEYIRRGKPDAGFPLFESESLKWPGFVEFDDVNGKVLTYSAQDSIYKVFDLKNYTMLYSISDKNVQEIKISPGIMLLIFTKTQGAVPLKILSIEDGTVLKSFNHLLHRNKKVDFIEQFNEKLLVKQENENLQIVDVRNVEITEVSRTEFMTPSAFIFLYENQLFLTFRNRTVAVWNFRGELVTSFEDHLLWHPDCNTNNIYITSDQDLIISYCKADSDEPLSDGIAGSINISNILTGCGGKKCNSRKRIQASRISTVAEALEDITALFYDEDRNEIYTGNRHGLVHVWSN
- the LOC125206013 gene encoding uncharacterized protein LOC125206013 isoform X1, with amino-acid sequence MDGRRITASPRPCCGRRVVAKKRPRGGLDGFVNSVKKLQRREISSKRDRAFSMSDAQERFRNISLQEEYDTHDPKGYCSLSLPFLKKRSKIIEIVAARDIVFALAQSGVCAAFSRETNERICFLNVCPDEVIRSLFYNKNNDSLITVSVYASDNFSSLKCRTTRIEYIRRGKPDAGFPLFESESLKWPGFVEFDDVNGKVLTYSAQDSIYKVFDLKNYTMLYSISDKNVQEIKISPGIMLLIFTKTQGAVPLKILSIEDGTVLKSFNHLLHRNKKVDFIEQFNEKLLVKQENENLQIVDVRNVEITEVSRTEFMTPSAFIFLYENQLFLTFRNRTVAVWNFRGELVTSFEDHLLWHPDCNTNNIYITSDQDLIISYCKADSDEPLSDGIAGSINISNILTGKCLAKIKASNSLPMNECNCSAGCGGKKCNSRKRIQASRISTVAEALEDITALFYDEDRNEIYTGNRHGLVHVWSN